From a single Fulvivirga ulvae genomic region:
- a CDS encoding TetR/AcrR family transcriptional regulator: MMKAVIEKVAFELFLKYGPKRVTIDDIVAATPISRKHFYELYLNKEQLIKAMTGRFLLNARLEIDEVAPKEGCPLVALVKVQHRFFQHIRKLSSSFIYEVRKYFPESVSDYDSFRHDLADSMITFVKDCNEKGWIAEGVNIERYVKLQLYCLEEILFGRLDLINHGSQDEIAGMGRDIIFNNTRGIVNSEKMGVYDELISRLKKEYGNIN; the protein is encoded by the coding sequence ATGATGAAGGCGGTTATTGAAAAAGTTGCATTTGAGCTTTTCCTGAAATATGGGCCAAAGCGAGTAACTATTGATGATATTGTTGCTGCGACTCCGATTTCAAGGAAGCACTTTTATGAGCTTTACCTGAATAAGGAGCAATTGATAAAGGCCATGACAGGTCGTTTTCTCCTGAATGCCAGGCTGGAGATTGACGAAGTTGCACCGAAGGAAGGTTGTCCTTTGGTTGCGCTAGTCAAAGTTCAGCACCGCTTCTTTCAGCATATTCGAAAGTTGAGTTCCTCATTTATTTATGAGGTCAGGAAGTATTTTCCAGAGTCAGTCTCTGATTATGACAGTTTCAGACATGACCTGGCTGATTCGATGATAACGTTTGTCAAGGATTGCAACGAAAAGGGCTGGATAGCAGAGGGGGTAAATATTGAAAGGTATGTGAAGCTCCAGCTCTACTGTCTGGAAGAAATTCTGTTCGGTCGTCTGGACCTGATCAACCATGGAAGCCAGGATGAAATAGCAGGTATGGGAAGAGACATTATTTTTAATAACACCCGCGGCATAGTGAATTCAGAAAAAATGGGGGTGTATGATGAGTTAATTAGCAGATTGAAGAAAGAGTATGGAAACATTAATTGA
- a CDS encoding acyl carrier protein, which yields METLIEHKVRILSEVRDILTKDVGIMESEISMDCDLLKDLGLDSLDLADLVFRLEVRFNIRIKDEDMAGIKTIGDIVDYLDTVINPGS from the coding sequence ATGGAAACATTAATTGAGCACAAAGTCAGGATACTTAGTGAGGTAAGGGACATTCTAACAAAGGACGTAGGTATCATGGAGTCGGAAATCTCCATGGATTGCGACTTGCTTAAGGATTTAGGTTTGGATTCACTTGATCTGGCGGATCTTGTTTTCCGGTTGGAAGTAAGGTTTAATATCCGGATTAAAGATGAAGATATGGCCGGAATAAAAACCATTGGTGATATAGTAGATTACCTTGATACAGTAATAAACCCCGGCTCTTAG